The genome window ttaaaatccgatggtattcaattgggattgtttaaaatccattaaaatctgatggtattcaaatgctgatggattttttttcattttataaaatgatggattttgtggcattcttcagtgtattttaagttttttgaaatcccaccaaattcaatgggattttgaagcattgtacctaaatcctatcaactctgcgacatttcatcaagaatccgcaaaaaatcaaaattctatacaatccattaaaatccatagactaaaaacaatgcattaaaatcccaatcgaatacacttcTTTCCATCTCACGCCCTAGTTTATTTCTTTAGGCAGTGTGGTAGGTTTCTCTGCTATGGCCGTGTCTTAAATGATATCCCCAACTCCGGGTTGATATCAAATCTATTCTCACAACCATCTAGCCCTACAGAGTAATTATACGTACCTAACAATGCTCatttacttattatttttattaatcattAATGATTTGTGTCTTTGTGATATGTGAATACGTGATACGTTGTTATCGGACATTCCCATTAGGAAAATGCTAGGGACCCCAAATATTTatcccaaatttttttcccaaatgacgtGGCAAAATCTCATTGGCTGCATTCATTCCCATAATAATGAGgcccccctgcagattcatcaatcacccaatcaaatTTCGCCACTTGTTAGCCACGTCATTTGGTAACAAATTTTGGGAAAAgtttttggggtctctagcattgcccTTTTCATTAATTATAACCATAGCTGTTGCATGAAAACATTAGTGTTTTCAGATATTGCTGGTACTTATGAAAAAATTTAGTTTAACTTGTCAAGTACCACAATACGTTTGCTCTAAAAAATCCGTGTATttgctaatttttttgaaaattataatttgacaGCGACATGCacattaatatttgtataagatataattttgtaacttattttttaaaaaaaattctgaataaaattttaatacaaaaagaaaaaaattaaaaaattatattttataaaaatattaaagtgcTGCCGCATAGTAAAAATAAGACGTATAAAATGAGTGAGATATAAAGAGAAAGGGGttgtttgggtgagtttaaaataaatattttttgttttaaaataaaaaagtgaaggaGAAGCcagaaacaagttaagacttataagtaattaaactTTTTGGGAAACaatagaagtcctgaaacaaaagctaataatcctaatttattttaagtccttctcgactttttacacaaacagtagaAATAAGTGTTTATAACTTATAACTCCAGAAGCCGGACTTAACGATTGCCAAACACCACCCAAGATATACCAAGACAGTGCGATTACACTCTTAAAAGTCCATGTATTACACCCAAATATTTTGATGCCGTTCACATTTTATTTGCATGGCAtgtgaaaattatttattacataTAGTTGGGTAAAACGAACAAGAAAGAGAATAACTTCCTTGCTACATTAGGCATGAGAGATACCTCAATCATTAGACCAGTAAAATGAAGTCGCCCTAAATATACAGTATTTCTTTCAAATAAACTCAGAATTATTGTACTGTGATAGGACAAACGTGACAATGCAGTTGGTTTAATTTGccagatttatcatatttaaacAATGTTTCAGATAGCTGAGGGCAAGTGTACCATATATAGGCTACACAGCGCCCCCACCGCAAGAGCATACTGTCAACGAAGGTCAGCGAACAATCTCATGTAGCACATCAGATTTCACCCTAAAATATTTCgggtaaaatataaataaacatgtTTAATGCGGATGGTGCTCGTGGAAGAAGTGTTTGTTGCACAAATTTAGTCCGAATGTTTTCATATATGTATGTCTTgaagtctatatatataattataaataatattatgatatttgATTCTAAAATTTTGGGTGATTTAGGCAAAATATGAGACGCGGTGTTTTCCCAAAAATATGGGAAGACTTGTTTCCTCTAACAACAGAAGCTGCTTTTGAACCAAGGgaacttttttaataatttattttccaGCAAAAAACTGTGCAGTTGCCTAAAACAGCAAATACCAAACTGAACATAAAAGATATTCATGCACATTCTGTATAAGCGGAGCTGATTATAGTAGTTACTGAGAATACAGATAGAAATCAGAAAATTATCTGCAGAGAAAAAGTATTTTGAACACTAATGCAACTAACAAAATGGGGCAGAAAATGCCATTAGCAGGCTAAATATTGCAGACACTTCTTGAATAGAACACTTGTAAAATTTGCAAGCGTAAACCCCTCTGCAGAGAATTTACGAACATATTAACATTCTCCTATGAATTAGAACAAATCAATATGTAATACTTGTACATTGACCatccttttcataaaattcctGCAAGTATAGGAAATACTGTAGGAAGATCAGCCGCCTGAACAAATTCATGAGCACTATATGTAAATCTCTTGTGCCGTCGTTTCAGCCACAATAGGATTCCAGTCAGTTCATCAAAACAAACTCACTGATCAAGGTGACTAACTTTTTCAATGATATATAAGTGTGTAACTAGAGACCTACACATGACGAGCAGACCACCAGGGGAACAGTCGAAAACCAGTGTCAAAAGTGGTAGAGTGCAAGGAAATATTTCAGCTAAAGAAAAATCAACATGTTGGTCACAAGACTTGTGCATCAACAAAGACCAGAAGTAACTACTTTCGGGTTCCATAACATCATTTGAGAAATCCCAAAAGTTGGAAAATGGTTCTGCTGATCAAATACCAATGTGCTGATGATATGCTGAGGGTGAAATTTCTAACAATCTCCTGCAAATTGCAATGAATTGCAAATATCTTTTAAAACCAGTACAAGTGTTATATTCCCTGTCACGTCTAGCTTATAAAGTCTTCTCGTCCAGGTAATTACATGACCGATGGACTTTGAGTTGTTTGCAAAGCTAACAGTTGTCCACTGGTTTGAGTGCATGCATGCCTAGAAGAGTAGCATGCGTCTAAATCCCATGCACAAGACGCCTGCATATGAAAACAAACAATTTAAGATGCAAGTCACCGCAATACCTGCAATATTCTATTTAGGGCAAAGCTTATATTATCACACCCACTTACTAGtgactttcttctttttgtgcgttttttatatattattgatatCATGCTTAGTAATCTAATAACAATTTTTCTATTTGCTATACAAAGCAATTTGCCGAGCTGCTAAACAGCCAATAAGACCTAATTTCGAAAGAGGGTTGTCAGAGGCAAATTAAGTGCAAAGTTAGTAAAATGGATTAGGGAAACTCTTGcgaagtaaaaaaataatttcaagaatTCAGATTCATATTATGAGTCTCATGGGAAAAGCCATCAAATCTGATACCACGCACTAAACAATGTAGGAGGGATTACAAAagaacaatatatataaatgacaCTGATATTGCAAAATAGGAGAAACTCGGCAAATACATTAAGCTTTCGTGTAATTTATTGAAGATCACCCAGATGTTTTAAGCCCAAGTGAGAATCCTACAAAGAATGACTTGGGAGATGTACATGATTTCTAAAAGGCATGGAAAGGCATGGACTAATATAGACACTATGAAGAAAAATTGTAGAGCAACATACTGTACTATAATCATAACATAAATTATGGAGAAATATTTCCTTGATTTTCATACTGAAGGCTGAGGAAATGTCTCCAAGGCTACAAATATACAAATTCTCACATGAATATAGTTGTCAATCCATGATACCTCGATATGATGCTCAAATGCAGAGTGCACCAACATCAGGTGGGCCTCCTTCAAAGACACGGGAATTCACGTTGCTTGTGGAACCACTTTTATTACCTTGTTTTTTATCTTTTCGGCCCTTGCTGCTGTCAACTGTCTGCTTGCTGATATAACATAGTGACTATCATATTCAAGATGTACAAAATATCTCAGGTATTACCAAGTTACCAACCTAATAACTTCCATCCTAATTATGATCATTGTAGTTAACAATTTTTTAGAAACATACTTTGCAAATCTAGGAGAAGATCTCCCTGCAACTGATCCACAACAAGACTTGTATTTCTTTTTAGAACCACAGGGACAAGCCTTGTTTCTTGAGGGAATCATCTACACACCAAAAAAGATTaccaaaatatcaaaaatgaaaaaactaTGAAAAATAGATTGTGAACAGGTATTCTCCTCTGCAACTAAGTTTAAGAATGGCGAAACCTTCTTAGCATTTTCTGAGCAGTTAACGACATGATTTCTTCCCGCAGTACCACAAGACTGAATCTCCTTTCTGATTTTACTATCAAAGGCTTCCATGTGCTTCTCAGAGCTGTTATTCTGATTCTCACCTGCACATACTTGGAAAGCTGTTATTTTGTTTCTCACCTGCACATACttggatatataaatatatacacgatAACGGTAAGCATCGCATAATAGACCAACAAGCATAGTGCATCTTCAAAAGCTTGCAGCAAAGAGAATGAATTATTTTCAAACCTTTAAAAGCATATTTAGTGTAGGAAAACATAGGAAACCGATTTTAACTCCCTCGCCTTCTAAACAAAGATAGAGCAAAATTTGATGACAATTGTTACTTCTTGCTGAACTAATAGAATAGAACATGAAAAGAATAACCATACAGATGTAATTAGCTCTCACTCCTTTCGCAGACCAGGGTAAAGATGAAAACAAGAGTAAAAAAATTGCTtggacacaaaaaaaaaaaaaaaaaaaaaaaaaaactcagggTCCATCTGGGAGGGCTGTTGACAACTGTTGTGCTGTTAGCCGGTAAAAAAagtgttgtagaaatcagataactacttggtaattttttttgatatttgcaaattttgagttataagataaaaaaatattgtttttggtgaggtttgatAATGAAATCTGTGACAACTTCCCACAAAAGCTGAGAATCAGCTTTTTTCGAAAGCATGGGCAGATCTGCTTTTCCTAAAAGCAGTTTTTGAACTAAAAACCGTTGTTCAAAAAAACTGCTTCTAGATTTACCAATCAGTTTTCACCTGTTTTCCAGCCAAAAACCTATTGCTACTGTCTCAGCAATGCCAAACAGAGcctaatacaagataaaaacatAACTTTCCTAGATCAATATATGTACTCGGTCTCAACTTGGGccaatgtaaaaaaattatcaatctagattaaaaatataagataatttttttttattaaatcccTGTGTAAACGTTCGGAAATATAAATTACTAATCCttcaaaattacatatatatatatatatatatatatctagaaGAATATGATTCAAAGTTATTTACGTTTTCTTAAAACTTGCGCATTTCATCTGTCATTGTAGAATTTGTAACACCTTTTTATACAGAAAGTCATGaatttgatgaatttttctcttcttcttctatTTATTTAAGACATTTGTCATCATGGTGCCTTAAACGTTTAGGTAGACAGAAAAAGGTATTAGTTAAATGTACAATGAACTTATTAGTATATATAGTAATTGAATGGATGAGTAATAATGTGATGAATTATATTGAACTGAAAGGATATCTTTTTTCTTTCAGAATAGAATAaaatttgatcttcaaatgaataaATATCAATTTATCAACTAATTCATacatctttaaattaataaattttcctAGTCCCAAAAGTGGTTTTGAATGTTTTACTGTACCTTTTTAaggataaaaatgaaaaaatgaaataaaataagaaagacATTACCATGTGATTCGACAGCTGATAAAGAGATAATCTTATTTTCAAGGAAAGGGTCATCTAATCCttgttctgcaacaagaaattCTATTGCAGCATCAATGTTGCCCTCCACCTGCAGCAAAACCTAGAACCACATCTACATTAGTCAACAATAACACGCAACTTGAGTAATATCACAGACGTCACGGGAATTAGCATGCTAATAACTAGTAAAACCAAACCTAAGTGCATGTCCAATGGTTGTGCTAAAATAGATGGCGCTATTgctttttggtgctaaaatagcatCATGCCTCCAATGGTTGGTTCAAAATCTGGTTTCAAAATTAACTAAGTTCCAAATACATCACATTTTTGAATACAAATTTAACAGACCTCCGGATATCCCACAGTTTCAagtaccttttttttttttttatctctttctctctttttttcattttttgatgaGGGGGCAATTATAGCTCCATCTATCTTTTGATCAATATAAACCAAATTATAACATTGTGCTACTTGAGCACAAGATATAGACACCATTTGAGAGgtgaattttagtttttgttttataatatagatatatagaacAAGATATAGCACCCCCATTGGACTTGCCCTAAAGAAGTGTTATGAGGGGAACACCTATTTCTTTATCGAATTCTTACATGTTCAGCTTTGCTGGCATTTTCACAACCACTTCCAGTCATGACCATTTTGATTGAATCTGCTGGGATTACATTTTTATCAGCTATCCCTTTAGATTTGGCGACAGAAACTTTAGCTTGATGAGATGCCATGGAAATGTCAGCATCGGCCTTAAACAGATagatagaatatatttaggaTCTTAAATCAGTCACCTGATAAAAGTGTGGACAATATATCACAATCAATAGCTACTTTTTAAATACTTGACATGGTTTGGTTTAATTAACATGTCGATACAATTTCTAAGTTCACACTGAGAATAGTAGATGCCTAGGGAATAAGCacatacaaaattatagaatataATCAAACCTTGATTGTTACAGGCCTAGCAGCTCCAGAACAAGTGTCGTCCTTTACTCGCACACTGTTGTAGTGCTCCTCGTCATGATATGACCTGCACAACTAACAAGCatgttattttcatatataaaaagttCATAATAAAAAGTAAGAACATATAATGAACTCAAACACATTGATAGAACTCAAATCTCGATACCAGCTGATAGTGTATATCTATATTTCTACTATGCAACTGTGGAGCTTATATCTGATATGACTCGGTGAAACAACGATCTATTTTAAACTAAGCcataacttaaaaatattaacttgCTTTCTGTTCTTTACACATTTATTTATGAGAGGTCTGTTCTTCCAACATTGTAAGGCATAAAAGGCAATAGAACTAAGTACACTCGCTTAAAACAGAATAGGGCAAAGCTTCATTTAACTTTAATGGCATATTCAACTAGCATAATATGAAAGTTTGTAGTATATACTTACAAATGGATCATCCGAGCATCACGGTTATCAAAATTCTGTATGTACCAACGAGGTGACATCTTCTGCAAGAATAAGaggtaataataaaatagtaaatGTTAAAGTTAAACCAATGAACATGAGTACACTACAGACACCGCAACATTTAcagatttttaaatacttaaaCAAATATGAGAAATCACATGTGAATTAATGCAACTGTAGCAGATAACTGAACTAAAGAGCAAAAGATGAAGATGGGAGAAAGTGATATACTTGGTGTATGCATATGTTACTATGAGTAACAAGAGAAGCAGCTTGTAATTCCATATGTCCAGCCCATGTGCCATCATTTTCCATGGATTGACAATATTCATCAAATGGTACTTGATCCTCAATAAATGGCTCATATGTTTCTTTGTTATTCTAAGTTAAGAAAAATGTTCactttttagaaaattaagGAGAAACCAAACAGTACACAAGGAAATAACAGAAGCAAGTTTGTTGACTGCACATGTGCAAGTAATTGGGTATTCAATACAAAACTAACATTTAACAACAATTGTATGCGCTAGACGGCGCTAGTACTGCTTGGGAACATAAATCACTAATGTGCTTAAATTGCCTATATAATGTTGTCCAATCTCAATTAATATAACAAAGTGGTACTTGCGGCAATAGGAACTTATGTGATAAACATCAAAAATCAGACTCCGTAGCAAAAATACAGAAAGGGGAAATAAAGGTTAATGTGAAACAAGtggttaaataatttaataatctgTGTACATTATACATCATTATTTTGgggaaaaaataattataattgattagTTATTTTAAAgttctactccctctgtccctctcatttctttacgttactttttggcacgtttttcCACAGTCATTTAAAGTATaccttcataatatatttttaaaattttttttctctgaataaaagtttgatgtttaaacttttattcaaaaaaagaaaattttgaaaagaagttatgaaactatactttacaggagcctcgaaatgcgtgcaaacagtgaacgtaaacaaatgagtgggacggagggagtattaattatattagtatAAATATTCTAAATTATAGTATCATAGTAGTAAAGTGATAAAAGGATTGGTTTCCTTCAATTGATTATGGTAGTAGATATAGATCACTAATTTGTTCTATTTTCATTAGAAATTTACTCGACATCCAAATAATAGTTTATCTAATTAAACTCttgtaattattataaaaatttaaggaTTTATTTTGACTCCACGATTCTCTGCAGATTTCCTTTGTTAAACTTAAACACTTCCCTTGTCTTGCATCAAGCTGTACTAGAGCCACGTACCTTGTATTTGAAATTACTCCAACAATCCTTTCCTTAACATTCAGTCAAACACTTGCCGTAGGCCTTACATATCAGCCCTTAAATTTTCTGAATATTCGAAATCAGCCCCAACAGTTTGTCAATATCTTCATAtgttttctaatatatatatgaagtacTCATATTACAATTTTCACAACTTAATGGAATACTTAGTGCTATTGAAGGTATTATTACAAAATCAATTGTATCTATATGATATTGACTATTGGGAAGccgttttttatatatatgaagtgAAACAAAATGAAATAGAAATAGAAGCTGTTTATATATACGAAGTGAAATAGAAATAGAAAGGGAGAAATAACATGACGAGTAACAACCAATGACTTCATTATTCCTCAATGGCTTCACAAAATTAAAGGTGTAAATGATATATCAGAATGGCTTCCGCAAGTTCAACTTCATGTGTATGAAGTCTTGTTCAAGAAACACAAATTATTTTTCACTATAAAACTCGTGATTTATGGAACAAgtaattgataaattaattaatataataggtataattaattagtttgttAGCTTTAGTAAGTGACAATTAGTAGGAATATTCTAGATTGTagtaacagaataataatagaatttgttttctttatttaattatagtgctaaatagtttataatattgttttttcaaaatgaaatTACCTGGCTTCCAAGTAATAGTTTATCTCTTGAACTCTCGTAATCTTTCATCAAGGGAGAATAAGTTATTATGAATTTGATTTTACTGAATAAATATCAAGATTTATTTAAGAGTCCACTGATTCCAAGGAGATACATTTTATCCATTTTTAAACCCGCCTATGTCCTCCATCTAAGGTTTGTAAAGCAGAAAAATAAAACTAGAGTTGGATTCGCCACATACAATTGGAGTACTCAAAAGTACACAATCAAGGTGTAAAAAGGCAAGGCAGGCCACAGAGGACATGGGTTGAGGAATAAGCATATGAGCTAGACATTATGCAATCAAGGGGTAACTAATTCTCTCTATTTTCTTATggtgattatttttattttattttacttttttgcaacaatttgtttctatacatgtctgtatattattttattttattttatttgaatggaAATGAAAATATGCAATAAAGCAATGCCTAACCTCTCAATTAATCAAAAGAAGACCCTTGTCGCCTCATCTTTGGATTTGAATAACGATCCTTAGCAGGGAGGGCCAGGGAGGGGTGTGACCTGTGTTAGTTAAATTAAGTGCATTcactttttcatgttttttcattatTGTTTTGCATGCCAATTGTTATTAATTATACAAGTTCCTGCATATTAAATGACTATTAATCCATACAATATGTCTGTGTATTGCTACTAAATCCAAAGTTCAGTACTCTGTAAACCAAAAATTAAAGGTAGGCTCTATTAACTTAGGAGCGAATAAAGTCATCAACTTATGATCATGAAAAAATCATGTCTATGTTTACACTGGATAGAGC of Daucus carota subsp. sativus chromosome 3, DH1 v3.0, whole genome shotgun sequence contains these proteins:
- the LOC108210705 gene encoding OVARIAN TUMOR DOMAIN-containing deubiquitinating enzyme 7 isoform X1, with the protein product MVKTKHRKSKPSSSKQSHNKKHGKQADISEFRAQLDALGLKIIQMTADGNCFFRALADQLEGDEDEHMKYRKMVVDFIRNNKETYEPFIEDQVPFDEYCQSMENDGTWAGHMELQAASLVTHSNICIHQKMSPRWYIQNFDNRDARMIHLSYHDEEHYNSVRVKDDTCSGAARPVTIKADADISMASHQAKVSVAKSKGIADKNVIPADSIKMVMTGSGCENASKAEHVLLQVEGNIDAAIEFLVAEQGLDDPFLENKIISLSAVESHGENQNNSSEKHMEAFDSKIRKEIQSCGTAGRNHVVNCSENAKKMIPSRNKACPCGSKKKYKSCCGSVAGRSSPRFANKQTVDSSKGRKDKKQGNKSGSTSNVNSRVFEGGPPDVGALCI
- the LOC108210705 gene encoding OVARIAN TUMOR DOMAIN-containing deubiquitinating enzyme 7 isoform X2, translating into MVKTKHRKSKPSSSKQSHNKKHGKQADISEFRAQLDALGLKIIQMTADGNCFFRALADQLEGDEDEHMKYRKMVVDFIRNNKETYEPFIEDQVPFDEYCQSMENDGTWAGHMELQAASLVTHSNICIHQKMSPRWYIQNFDNRDARMIHLSYHDEEHYNSVRVKDDTCSGAARPVTIKVLLQVEGNIDAAIEFLVAEQGLDDPFLENKIISLSAVESHGENQNNSSEKHMEAFDSKIRKEIQSCGTAGRNHVVNCSENAKKMIPSRNKACPCGSKKKYKSCCGSVAGRSSPRFANKQTVDSSKGRKDKKQGNKSGSTSNVNSRVFEGGPPDVGALCI